The genomic segment AATGTTTTATTAGTATTTTTTCCTGGGGCTTCCATCTTAGTTTTAATTTTTGAATGACTCACACCAAATAACCAGGAGAAATTACGATCGTTTTTAGCATTATAGGTAGGCAGCCATTTGGCGGCAATATAGGTCAATTCAGTTGTCGCTTTTACACGATCGGCAGGATTGTAAGCGATACCGTTAAAAGTATAACCGGCAGCCGGATTTTGTGTGCCATCAAAAGAAAAGCTGTCATAATCGAACTGAAGCTTGCCGGATGGTTTGCCAAAACTGAGGCCAACTGATGTCAGGTTTTTATCTTCAATTCCCAAGTTATCTTCAAAGTCTAACGTTGTCCCTTTTTGGACCTTTCCATCCAGCGAAGGAAACCAGGTGCGAACTGTTACTTCTGCTGCAAAAGCGGCCTGGGCAGAGAACAGGCATAAACCAAATACGAATAATAACGCAGTAGCTTTTAAGGATTTCATCTATACCCTCCTAAAATACATGATTTGTTTTCGCGTGCCATAGATCAACACGGGCTGCAGCGGTGGTCAGCCCGAATTTTTAAAGCGGCCATAGTCCGAAAGTTACCCGCTTAAATGACTTATAGAATGTTTATTTTCCGGGCGGCGGTCGTAATAAACGGCTTTTCAAAAGCGTGGATATGAATCAATTGCCCGTCGCGCAGGCACTCAATTCTTCCCAGTGATCTTCCCTCCCAGGCCCAGGAAGCCTGTTGATAGCACCTTCGTCTGATGATTACGCCGCAAGTTTATAACCCCCTCGTTTTTCTATATATTTCCATTAGCTGTGACTCAGCTTATTATAGCAATGTAATATGGCATGAATGTGTCAAGTTGTTCCCAAAACTTCCGGTAGGTAAAATTAGCCTTATTTGTGCCATAATCTTGTGTTATTCTTAAAGCACGGAATAAACAAGGAAAGGATGTTGCCGGATGGTAAAAATTCTCATTGCCGATGATGAGCAAGATATCCGTGATATTGTTACCTGGTATCTTAGCCGCGAAGGGTTTGAAGTTTTCGCTGCAGCCGACGGACACGCGGCCATGGATATAGAGACCTCCCAGCTGCCTGATTTACTCATTCTGGATGTCATGATGCCCGGCTTATCCGGCTGGGAAATTGCCAAAACGGTGCAGCGCAATGTTCCCATTATATTTTTAACCGCATTAAACGAAGAAAACGATCGAATCAATGGCTTTAAGCTGGGGGCGGATGATTATATTGCCAAACCGTTTAGTCCGCGGGAATTAGTTGCCAGAGTCCATGTTATTTTGCGCCGGGCAGGAAAACTGGCGTTAACAGGCGAGGTTCTGCAGGTCCCGCCCTTGTCCTTAGAACCGGGAACACAGCGGGTTATTGTGAACGGACAAGCCGTTGAATTGTCTGCCAAGGAATTTGAATTATTATATTTTCTGGCTCGCCATCCCCATACGATTTTTACCAGAGAGAGCCTGGTGGTTAATTTATGGGGCTATGATTTTGATGGCGATGACCGCGCGGTTGATTCGACCATCAAAAGAATACGCAAAAAAATTGGCGTAGCCGGAGAGTTTGTCAAAACGGTCCGGGGAAGCGGTTACAAGTTTGAGGTGGATTTGACATGATCATCCGCTCACTATTATTGCGTCAACTGTTCAATCATGTGGCTATCATCCTCTTTATGGCATTGACTTTGTTCGGAACGGCTCTGTATCACTATTACGCCGTGCAGAGTAATAGCGGCGAGCTAGCCGGCAGGATAGCCGGAAGAGTTAAAAATATAGCCGTCTTTTTATCAAAGGATTTGGCAACAGGGCAGATAACCGACCGGGAGTGGGAATTAGCCAGTCAGGCTACGGGAGCAATGTTCTGGCTGGAGGATAGCGAAGGGCGGATTATTAAGGGAAACCGGCCTGACCTTTCATATGAGAATTCTTATAAAATCGCTACTCCAGCAGACTATTCCCAGTATTTTCTTTTTGAAATAGGTAAGCCCAATGCCTGTATGATTTCGGTGCCTATGACAATTGACAATAAGCCGGGGCGGTTACTCGCCTATTATCAGCTCAACCATGCTATTATAGAGACCCTCTATCGTTCTTATCTTTTTCCGTTTCTGGTCGGACTTGCAGCCGCTTTTTTATTAGCACTGCT from the Sporomusaceae bacterium FL31 genome contains:
- a CDS encoding DNA-binding response regulator, with the protein product MVKILIADDEQDIRDIVTWYLSREGFEVFAAADGHAAMDIETSQLPDLLILDVMMPGLSGWEIAKTVQRNVPIIFLTALNEENDRINGFKLGADDYIAKPFSPRELVARVHVILRRAGKLALTGEVLQVPPLSLEPGTQRVIVNGQAVELSAKEFELLYFLARHPHTIFTRESLVVNLWGYDFDGDDRAVDSTIKRIRKKIGVAGEFVKTVRGSGYKFEVDLT